Proteins from one Ahaetulla prasina isolate Xishuangbanna chromosome 2, ASM2864084v1, whole genome shotgun sequence genomic window:
- the AP3S1 gene encoding AP-3 complex subunit sigma-1 isoform X2, with amino-acid sequence MIKAILIFNNHGKPRLSKFYQRYSEDIQQQIIRETFHLVSKRDENVCNFLEGGLLIGGSDNKLIYRHYATLYFVFCVDSSESELGILDLIQVFVETLDKCFENVCELDLIFHVDKVHNILAEMVMGGMVLETNMNEIVTQIDAQNKLEKSETFIFQSPRQDR; translated from the exons ATGATTAAAGCGATCCTCATTTTCAACAACCATGGGAAGCCGCGCCTTTCCAAATTCTACCAGCGTTAT aGTGAAGATATACAACAACAGATTATCAGAGAAACATTCCACTTAGTATCAAAACGTGATGAAAATGTTTGTAATTTCTTAGAAGGAGGCTT ATTAATAGGTGGATCTGACAACAAATTGATATATCGCCATTATGCTACACTGTACTTTGTTTTCTGCGTTGATTCTTCAGAAAGTGAACTTGGGATTCTAGATCTAATACAA gTTTTTGTAGAAACTTTAGACAAATGTTTTGAGAATGTCTGTGAACTGGATTTAATTTTCCATGTGGATAAG GTTCATAATATCCTGGCTGAAATGGTGATGGGCGGAATGGTTTTGGAGACCAACATGAATGAAATAGTCACCCAAATTGATGCTCAAAATAAACTGGAAAAATCTGAG ACCTTTATCTTTCAGTCTCCCAGACAGGACAGGTAG
- the AP3S1 gene encoding AP-3 complex subunit sigma-1 isoform X3 gives MIKAILIFNNHGKPRLSKFYQRYSEDIQQQIIRETFHLVSKRDENVCNFLEGGLLIGGSDNKLIYRHYATLYFVFCVDSSESELGILDLIQVFVETLDKCFENVCELDLIFHVDKVHNILAEMVMGGMVLETNMNEIVTQIDAQNKLEKSELFSS, from the exons ATGATTAAAGCGATCCTCATTTTCAACAACCATGGGAAGCCGCGCCTTTCCAAATTCTACCAGCGTTAT aGTGAAGATATACAACAACAGATTATCAGAGAAACATTCCACTTAGTATCAAAACGTGATGAAAATGTTTGTAATTTCTTAGAAGGAGGCTT ATTAATAGGTGGATCTGACAACAAATTGATATATCGCCATTATGCTACACTGTACTTTGTTTTCTGCGTTGATTCTTCAGAAAGTGAACTTGGGATTCTAGATCTAATACAA gTTTTTGTAGAAACTTTAGACAAATGTTTTGAGAATGTCTGTGAACTGGATTTAATTTTCCATGTGGATAAG GTTCATAATATCCTGGCTGAAATGGTGATGGGCGGAATGGTTTTGGAGACCAACATGAATGAAATAGTCACCCAAATTGATGCTCAAAATAAACTGGAAAAATCTGAG ctATTTTCTAGCTAA
- the ATG12 gene encoding ubiquitin-like protein ATG12, with translation MSETSEKPETLPVAAAPGCSPEEGGRGEGGEEETSDNGGGAVAVGALDATPPSALSPVAEEPTGDTKKKIDVLLKAVGDTPIMKTKKWTVERTRTIQSLIDFIKKFLKLLASEQLFIYVNQSFAPSPDQEVGTLYECFGSDGKLVLHYCKTQAWG, from the exons ATGTCGGAGACCAGCGAGAAGCCGGAGACGCTGCCGGTGGCTGCGGCTCCCGGctgttctcccgaagaggggggccGAGGGGAAGGTGGGGAAGAAGAAACCTCGGACAATGGAGGAGGAGCCGTCGCGGTAGGGGCGCTCGACGCGACTCCCCCCTCGGCTCTTTCCCCGGTGGCCGAAGAACCTACAGGAGACACGAAGAAGAAAA TTGATGTGTTGCTCAAAGCTGTTGGAGATACTCCTATAATGAAAACCAAGAAATGGACTGTAGAAAGAACTCGAACAATACAAAGCTTAATTGACTTCatcaaaaaatttctcaaacttttGGCATCTGAACAGCTG TTTATTTACGTGAATCAGTCCTTTGCTCCTTCACCAGATCAGGAGGTTGGAACACTATATGAG tgttttggAAGCGATGGCAAACTTGTATTGCATTATTGTAAAACTCAAGCCTGGGGATGA